Proteins from a genomic interval of Paenibacillus sp. FSL H8-0048:
- a CDS encoding YncE family protein, with the protein MNTNTASRSRNLSSGNPYFFVSYDGSNGYVAVVDSRKNELIQRIPVGLQSGPMCLNYQEDKLYVVNIDQNFITIIDAYDFKTIKTVHIGGPSANSAPVAIFAAAKMNKVYVAHSGDKVVTIIDSVKDEVIKQVDLPSGSGYPFAFAGHPNSNYVFVACRAKDNDNGNVVAISYLDDSVYPVGDGIELTFDGSRNPLTVRPDGHTQVTLGPAGMLTYFDNDSIGRSNTSSLLDNTVSGIYTDKQILFCTMRTDKNYLKVINNLAINKNGIVTYKSFADFPSYKGQDKIRLSRTQAYMGITVQPTDSPRGGVQIIDLNEGLSHLVELDYVGDLAFLDDSTAYVGEVTSITPIDLATATALPGIFLGTNFMDLFTVKNIVIGYSNQS; encoded by the coding sequence ATGAATACGAATACGGCGAGCCGCAGCAGGAATCTATCATCAGGTAATCCTTACTTTTTTGTTAGTTATGATGGTAGCAACGGCTATGTTGCTGTCGTTGATTCAAGAAAAAACGAGCTCATCCAACGAATTCCGGTGGGCCTCCAGTCCGGGCCTATGTGCTTGAATTACCAGGAGGATAAACTTTACGTAGTGAATATCGATCAGAATTTTATCACTATCATTGATGCGTATGACTTTAAAACAATCAAAACTGTTCACATTGGCGGCCCCTCTGCCAATAGCGCACCTGTTGCTATCTTCGCTGCTGCTAAAATGAACAAAGTCTATGTAGCCCATTCTGGTGACAAGGTCGTTACAATTATTGACTCCGTCAAGGATGAGGTTATTAAACAAGTGGATTTGCCTAGCGGAAGTGGCTACCCTTTTGCCTTTGCAGGTCATCCAAATAGCAATTATGTCTTTGTTGCATGCAGAGCTAAAGATAATGATAACGGTAATGTTGTCGCCATTTCCTATCTGGATGATAGTGTTTATCCGGTTGGAGATGGAATTGAGCTTACCTTTGACGGCAGCCGCAATCCTCTGACCGTTCGTCCCGATGGGCACACCCAAGTAACGCTTGGACCTGCTGGTATGCTTACCTATTTTGACAATGATTCAATTGGGCGCTCTAATACGTCAAGTCTGCTGGACAATACGGTATCCGGGATCTACACGGACAAACAAATATTATTCTGTACCATGCGTACAGACAAAAACTATCTGAAAGTCATTAATAATCTGGCCATTAATAAGAATGGAATCGTCACCTATAAGAGTTTTGCGGATTTCCCCAGCTACAAAGGTCAGGATAAAATTCGTCTTTCACGGACGCAAGCCTACATGGGCATTACCGTTCAACCTACTGATTCTCCAAGGGGCGGTGTGCAAATTATTGACTTAAATGAAGGCTTATCCCATTTAGTTGAACTTGATTATGTGGGTGATTTAGCGTTCCTCGATGATTCCACGGCCTATGTAGGAGAAGTGACCTCGATAACTCCGATTGATCTGGCGACGGCCACAGCCCTGCCTGGTATATTTCTTGGCACAAACTTCATGGATCTCTTCACTGTCAAGAATATTGTTATTGGTTATAGCAATCAATCCTAA